A genome region from Dendrosporobacter quercicolus includes the following:
- the truB gene encoding tRNA pseudouridine(55) synthase TruB, translated as MVSGFINVLKPPGMTSHDAVSFIRRTYGLKRVGHAGTLDPAAAGVLPVALGQATRLIEYTTAADKAYRAELTLGYATDTGDTTGRIISRKAVDMPAESQILNAFAALTGRIEQIPPMHSAIKIGGKKLYELARAGVTVDRQPRIVDIVKLSLLSAAKHTILFDVTCSKGTYIRTLCSDIGARLAAPAVMSLLIRTKVGPFLLADSFTVEEIAEQPAAALLPADAALGHIAVLKLSDSQSQKFLYGQTFSCPGSDQELVRVYDHNDGFLGLGKRSANLLAPVKVMSLL; from the coding sequence ATGGTTAGCGGCTTTATTAACGTATTAAAACCTCCCGGCATGACTTCACATGATGCTGTTTCCTTTATTCGGAGAACGTATGGTCTAAAGCGGGTTGGTCATGCCGGAACACTTGATCCGGCAGCGGCCGGAGTACTCCCGGTGGCCCTGGGACAAGCCACCAGACTAATCGAATATACCACTGCCGCAGATAAAGCTTACCGGGCCGAACTGACGCTGGGCTATGCTACCGACACCGGGGATACGACCGGCCGGATCATCAGCCGGAAAGCCGTCGACATGCCGGCTGAGTCGCAGATTCTTAATGCTTTTGCAGCTCTTACCGGCAGGATTGAACAAATTCCGCCAATGCATTCGGCCATCAAAATTGGCGGCAAAAAATTATATGAATTGGCGCGCGCCGGAGTTACAGTTGACCGGCAGCCGCGCATTGTTGATATTGTCAAACTGTCTTTGCTTAGCGCTGCCAAGCATACCATTTTGTTTGACGTTACCTGTTCCAAGGGAACTTATATCAGAACGCTGTGCAGTGACATCGGGGCCAGACTGGCAGCCCCTGCAGTCATGTCGTTGTTAATCCGGACCAAGGTTGGCCCGTTTTTGCTGGCTGATTCCTTTACAGTGGAAGAAATTGCCGAACAACCGGCAGCAGCCCTGTTACCCGCCGATGCAGCCCTGGGGCATATTGCAGTGCTCAAGCTGTCGGACAGCCAGTCCCAGAAGTTCCTCTACGGCCAAACTTTTTCCTGTCCGGGCAGCGATCAGGAGTTAGTAAGAGTCTATGACCACAATGACGGCTTCCTTGGCTTGGGGAAACGATCAGCCAATTTACTGGCGCCTGTGAAAGTTATGTCGTTGTTGTAG
- the infB gene encoding translation initiation factor IF-2, producing the protein MSKYRVYELAKEFNTSSKVILDILARNNVTAKNHMSNVGEEAKSVINRTFAHKIEASEPIAPKVGPADQAKGQGNEERTAPRDIRPKPQGDNRPQHSGGSYQNRPNQQQGSNYQHRPNQQQGFNQQNRPNQQNRPNQQNRLNQPQQGANPQNRPNQGAGQQNRPNQQQNRPTQQGRPNQLQQQRPGFNNRNQQAGQNNPANFSHNRPANAAPNTQQARPNNTRPPFQRNDQQRPANTGGNSQFRGPQNAGQAKPNSNFAKKPQYGSNRNHRSNQQNRSQAGPNQHRQAPPKMEPPKPKVIKLGGPVTVKEFASKMGREVSEVIKKLMMLGVMATINQEVDMDTAVILAGEFGVTVQELPPEEDPTEIAEIIDDPADLVPRSPVVTVMGHVDHGKTSLLDAIRKTHVTTQEAGGITQHIGAYQVVNQGRKIVFLDTPGHEAFTAMRARGAQVTDIAILVVAADDGVMPQTIEAINHAKSAKVPIIVAVNKMDREGANPDRVKQQLSDHGLVPEDWGGDTIMVPVSAHKKTGITELLEMIGLIAEMQELKANPNRSAQGTIVEAQLDKGRGPVATVLIQNGTLQIGDSIIAGTAYGKVRAMVNDRGEKVKKAGPSTPVEVLGLADVPAAGDVLLAVDEKTARAVAEKRIAKKRTEEMAHSQKVSLDDLFKQIQEGNIKDLNIVVKADVQGSIEALRQALLNLNNNKEVRVNIVHAGVGAINESDVMLSSAANALIIGFNVRPDANARKLAETEKIDIRTYRVIYEAINDVEAAMTGMLAPEFKEAAQGRVEIRQVFSFSKGIVAGSYVLEGKITNSSKIRIIRGGIVVHEGELESLRRFKDDVKEVAAGYECGITIDKFRDIKEGDIIEAYTMEEVKRTHS; encoded by the coding sequence ATGTCCAAATATAGAGTCTATGAGTTAGCTAAAGAATTTAATACCAGCAGCAAAGTAATTCTTGATATTTTAGCCCGTAACAATGTAACGGCTAAAAATCATATGAGTAATGTAGGAGAGGAGGCTAAGTCTGTGATCAACAGAACATTCGCCCATAAAATTGAAGCCTCTGAACCTATAGCGCCCAAAGTCGGTCCGGCCGATCAGGCCAAAGGCCAGGGAAATGAGGAGCGCACCGCGCCCAGGGATATACGCCCCAAGCCGCAGGGGGATAACAGACCGCAGCATTCCGGCGGAAGTTATCAAAACCGTCCGAACCAGCAGCAAGGTTCAAATTACCAGCATCGTCCCAATCAGCAGCAGGGCTTTAACCAGCAAAACAGGCCCAATCAACAAAACAGGCCTAATCAGCAAAACAGGCTTAATCAGCCGCAGCAGGGAGCTAATCCGCAAAACAGGCCCAACCAGGGAGCTGGGCAACAAAATAGGCCGAATCAGCAGCAAAACAGGCCAACCCAACAGGGCCGTCCCAATCAGCTGCAACAGCAGCGTCCGGGCTTCAATAACCGGAATCAGCAAGCCGGCCAAAACAATCCGGCCAACTTTTCCCATAACCGGCCGGCAAATGCCGCACCCAATACCCAGCAGGCAAGACCGAACAATACCCGTCCGCCGTTTCAGAGAAATGACCAGCAAAGACCGGCAAACACCGGTGGAAATTCCCAGTTCAGAGGTCCGCAGAATGCCGGCCAGGCTAAACCTAACAGTAATTTTGCTAAAAAACCACAGTATGGTTCCAACCGCAATCACCGTTCCAATCAGCAAAACCGTTCGCAGGCCGGCCCAAATCAGCACCGGCAGGCGCCGCCCAAAATGGAGCCGCCGAAGCCGAAAGTGATCAAATTGGGCGGCCCGGTAACGGTAAAAGAATTTGCCTCTAAAATGGGCCGTGAAGTAAGTGAAGTCATTAAAAAGCTAATGATGCTGGGCGTTATGGCTACCATCAATCAGGAAGTTGATATGGATACCGCAGTCATTTTAGCCGGTGAATTTGGCGTTACGGTTCAGGAATTGCCGCCGGAGGAAGATCCGACGGAAATTGCCGAAATTATTGACGATCCGGCTGATTTAGTGCCAAGATCACCGGTAGTTACCGTCATGGGCCATGTCGACCATGGGAAAACCTCACTGCTTGATGCAATTCGCAAGACCCATGTTACTACCCAGGAAGCAGGCGGGATCACCCAGCATATCGGCGCTTACCAGGTGGTAAACCAAGGACGTAAAATCGTATTTTTAGATACCCCCGGCCATGAAGCCTTTACTGCAATGCGGGCGCGCGGCGCTCAGGTAACCGACATTGCCATTTTGGTAGTGGCTGCCGACGATGGTGTTATGCCGCAAACAATTGAAGCCATTAATCACGCCAAATCGGCCAAAGTTCCAATTATTGTTGCGGTGAATAAAATGGACCGTGAAGGAGCCAACCCCGACCGGGTAAAACAACAGCTTTCCGACCATGGTTTAGTCCCCGAAGACTGGGGCGGCGATACCATTATGGTACCTGTATCGGCGCATAAGAAAACCGGGATTACTGAACTATTGGAAATGATTGGCCTGATCGCTGAAATGCAGGAGCTAAAGGCAAATCCGAACCGGTCGGCGCAGGGTACGATCGTTGAAGCTCAGTTAGATAAAGGCCGCGGACCGGTGGCTACTGTTTTAATTCAAAATGGTACGCTGCAAATCGGTGATTCAATCATTGCCGGAACGGCATATGGAAAAGTCCGGGCAATGGTAAATGACCGCGGTGAAAAAGTCAAGAAAGCCGGTCCTTCCACCCCGGTTGAGGTATTGGGGCTGGCTGACGTTCCGGCGGCCGGCGATGTTTTACTGGCTGTTGATGAAAAAACGGCCCGGGCTGTGGCCGAAAAACGGATTGCCAAAAAACGGACGGAGGAAATGGCCCATTCCCAAAAAGTTTCCCTTGACGATTTGTTTAAACAAATTCAGGAAGGCAACATCAAAGATCTCAACATTGTTGTCAAAGCTGATGTTCAGGGTTCCATTGAAGCTCTGCGTCAAGCCTTGCTCAATCTGAACAATAACAAAGAAGTCCGGGTCAACATCGTTCATGCCGGCGTAGGCGCAATCAATGAATCCGATGTCATGCTGTCGTCAGCGGCCAATGCCCTGATTATCGGCTTTAACGTACGGCCTGACGCCAATGCCCGGAAATTGGCTGAAACCGAAAAAATAGATATTCGAACTTACCGGGTTATTTATGAGGCCATCAACGATGTGGAGGCTGCAATGACCGGTATGCTGGCGCCGGAATTCAAGGAAGCAGCGCAAGGCCGGGTGGAAATCAGGCAGGTATTCAGCTTCTCCAAAGGGATTGTGGCCGGGTCCTATGTTTTGGAAGGTAAAATAACAAACTCTTCCAAGATTAGAATTATTCGCGGCGGTATTGTCGTTCATGAAGGTGAACTGGAATCTCTGCGCCGGTTTAAGGATGATGTAAAAGAAGTCGCCGCCGGGTATGAATGCGGTATCACCATTGACAAATTCCGAGACATTAAAGAGGGCGACATTATCGAAGCCTATACAATGGAAGAAGTTAAACGGACCCATAGTTAA
- a CDS encoding DHH family phosphoesterase, which translates to MEITLESTAELLLQHANIVVTAHIHPDGDSLGSMLALSAYLTAAGKNVRLLLDDEIPKLYGFLPGINAIEQPDSRKIKADLLVILDASDLERIGRVKDAVDAPILNIDHHVSNTKFADYLFLDSRSAATGEIILRLLKFLKADITAAIATSLYTAIATDCGFFRYANTSADTMRYCAELIDCGVKPHLISEELESKPLSSIVNLSKILETLDLFYDGKIATITVTAETMADNESTEGFINYPRIIEGVEVAIMFKAADNATCRVSMRSKRLDVSKLALSFGGGGHAKAAGCTLNGSLAEVKAKVVAAAIKELQGMKHG; encoded by the coding sequence ATGGAAATTACGCTTGAAAGTACTGCTGAGCTGCTGCTTCAGCATGCCAATATCGTGGTTACCGCTCATATTCATCCGGATGGGGACAGTCTGGGCTCAATGCTGGCATTGTCCGCCTACCTGACTGCGGCCGGCAAAAACGTACGGCTGCTGCTGGATGATGAAATTCCGAAGTTATACGGCTTTCTGCCTGGTATCAATGCTATTGAACAGCCTGATTCACGCAAAATAAAAGCTGATCTCTTAGTCATTCTTGATGCCAGTGATCTCGAAAGAATCGGGCGGGTGAAAGATGCGGTTGATGCGCCGATTTTAAATATTGATCACCATGTTTCCAATACAAAGTTTGCCGACTATTTATTTTTAGACAGTAGATCGGCAGCAACCGGGGAGATCATTTTACGTTTGCTCAAATTCTTGAAGGCCGACATTACCGCGGCAATTGCAACCAGCTTATATACGGCGATTGCCACTGATTGCGGTTTTTTCCGGTATGCCAACACTTCGGCCGACACGATGCGATATTGCGCCGAGCTGATTGACTGTGGCGTAAAGCCTCATTTGATATCGGAAGAGCTTGAATCCAAACCGTTGTCCAGCATCGTCAATCTATCCAAAATCCTGGAAACGCTTGATTTGTTTTATGATGGAAAAATTGCCACAATCACCGTTACGGCAGAGACCATGGCGGATAATGAAAGTACCGAAGGGTTCATCAACTACCCCCGTATTATCGAGGGAGTCGAGGTTGCTATTATGTTTAAAGCGGCTGATAACGCAACTTGCCGGGTAAGCATGCGCTCTAAACGCCTTGATGTCAGCAAACTGGCTTTATCCTTCGGCGGCGGCGGTCATGCCAAGGCTGCAGGCTGTACGCTGAACGGCAGTTTAGCTGAAGTTAAGGCAAAAGTAGTTGCAGCGGCAATAAAAGAGCTGCAGGGAATGAAGCATGGTTAG
- a CDS encoding L7Ae/L30e/S12e/Gadd45 family ribosomal protein — MNIQNVSSLLGLAQKAGKIASGELAVEKAVKSGKAKLIVIAADSSDGTKKRYHDMSQYYQVPLYEVFTKQQLGGCIGKEYRAALAIVDAGLSQAVLKALQ, encoded by the coding sequence ATGAATATACAAAACGTCTCGTCGCTGCTCGGCCTGGCCCAGAAGGCCGGCAAAATTGCCTCAGGTGAGTTAGCGGTGGAAAAAGCCGTTAAGTCCGGCAAAGCCAAGCTGATTGTCATTGCCGCAGATTCTTCCGACGGCACCAAAAAAAGATATCATGACATGTCCCAATATTATCAAGTGCCGCTGTATGAAGTTTTCACCAAACAGCAGCTGGGCGGCTGTATTGGCAAGGAGTACCGGGCAGCGCTTGCCATTGTTGACGCAGGTTTAAGCCAGGCTGTTTTAAAGGCTTTGCAATGA
- the rimP gene encoding ribosome maturation factor RimP — MSNRVEDLVEKLTLELLADTGIELVDVEYVKERDWYLRVFLDKAGGIEIEDCQWLSEQLEEKLDQLDPIKDSYYLEVSSPGLDRALKKEKDFLRHVGDMVEINTYAPIDGKRVIVGKLTGLVENSIQLEVDGLALAIPRDKAAQVRLHLDFK; from the coding sequence ATGTCTAACCGAGTTGAAGATCTGGTCGAAAAACTGACGCTGGAACTGCTGGCTGACACCGGAATTGAACTGGTTGATGTTGAATATGTAAAAGAGCGTGACTGGTACTTACGGGTATTTCTGGATAAAGCAGGCGGTATTGAAATAGAAGATTGCCAATGGCTTAGTGAGCAGCTGGAGGAAAAGCTGGATCAACTGGATCCAATTAAGGACAGCTACTATCTTGAGGTCTCCTCGCCCGGGCTTGACCGGGCGTTAAAAAAAGAGAAGGATTTCCTCCGTCACGTTGGCGACATGGTTGAGATTAATACCTATGCGCCCATTGACGGAAAAAGGGTGATTGTCGGTAAATTAACCGGGCTGGTTGAAAATAGTATCCAGCTTGAGGTTGACGGGCTGGCGTTGGCCATACCACGCGATAAGGCCGCTCAAGTCAGATTGCATTTAGATTTTAAATAA
- the rbfA gene encoding 30S ribosome-binding factor RbfA: MGQLRVEKVQEFIKQEASKIILNELKDPRIGFVTVTQVEATGDLHSAKIYVSLMGSDEQKASTWAGLQKAQGYIRSEIGKRIRLRFTPELSFELDESLDYSVKIQELLIKIKEEEANQ, translated from the coding sequence ATGGGACAACTCCGAGTTGAAAAAGTTCAGGAGTTTATTAAACAGGAAGCAAGCAAAATTATTTTAAATGAGCTAAAAGATCCCCGGATCGGCTTTGTTACCGTAACGCAGGTTGAAGCGACCGGCGATCTGCACAGCGCCAAAATCTACGTCAGCCTGATGGGCAGTGATGAGCAGAAAGCGTCCACTTGGGCCGGACTGCAAAAAGCTCAGGGCTATATCCGCAGCGAAATAGGCAAAAGAATCCGGCTGAGATTTACGCCCGAGCTTTCTTTTGAGCTTGATGAATCGCTGGATTACAGCGTCAAAATCCAGGAACTGCTGATTAAAATAAAAGAGGAAGAGGCCAATCAGTAA
- the rnpM gene encoding RNase P modulator RnpM, giving the protein MAQKKIPQRMCVGCQQMKNKKELLRIVRTPEEAIVLDNTGKKAGRGAYVCRNEQCFAKAFKEKRLEKAFKHAVDPDVYDQLKAGIMKE; this is encoded by the coding sequence ATGGCGCAAAAGAAAATTCCTCAGCGAATGTGCGTTGGGTGTCAGCAAATGAAAAATAAGAAGGAACTGCTGCGGATTGTACGTACGCCCGAAGAGGCGATTGTGCTGGACAATACCGGCAAAAAAGCCGGCCGGGGCGCTTATGTCTGCCGCAACGAACAATGCTTTGCCAAAGCCTTTAAGGAAAAACGGCTGGAAAAGGCGTTCAAGCATGCCGTCGATCCGGACGTCTACGACCAACTCAAAGCAGGAATTATGAAAGAATGA
- a CDS encoding PolC-type DNA polymerase III yields the protein MHSYCIIPNNCENFWLFVSSLPISDAEKALLKQCGIAKVQVDTKRNCWEVFLTTQTPLPDKLLALAARQLCSNCGIKEVRFRQKITVLKDYLDTQWPEFVQKIARDQPTVKYLLMNAKRCFDGQKLTIETSGDLSAEMFESHGIHRAIKALILKEFNQLCEVECLAVADYTAVPPDEDIYTREYLDALNESTKTTPAKASNNPVIFGRNIKDAPLLINTIQDEARNVVVTGKIINVEARELRSGRFLLTFDLSDATDGLSAKVFFDDKDKFDKAAAGVVKGLQAKVKGTVQFDKYANELVMFADSLCRIDVAERQDHAAVKRVELHAHTQMSNMDAVVSVKRLINTAAKWGHSAIAITDHGVVQAFPEACEVAAKANIKVIYGMEGYLFKTDINQANHIVILAQNTIGLRNLYRLVSLSHLKFLHRTPRIPKAVLAEHREGLLFGSACEAGELIQAIVRGACEAELLEIGAFYDYLEIQPIANNAFLVREGLVKNDEGLRQINLTVAEIAAKLNKPLVATCDVHFLNPEDEVYRRILMAGKGFSDADNQPPLFFRTTEEMLEEFSYLGKTKAYEAVVENPQRIAGLIEKFKPIPDELYSPQIPGAEEQIRSMSYRQAEQLYGTPLPQLVADRLKYELNSIINNGFAVLYLIAHKLVKKSLDDGYLVGSRGSVGSSFVATMTNITEVNPLPPHWLCPACKYSEFITDGSYGGGFDLPDKHCPQCATLLKKEGHDIPFAVFMGFHGDKVPDIDLNFSGYYQPVAHKYTEELFGKDNVFRAGTIATIADKTAFGYVKNYHADKGLTVRNAYINSLVDGCTGVKRTTGQHPGGIMVVPRDMDVHHFTPIQRPADDKNSTTVTTHFDYHSISSRLVKLDILGHDDPTVIKMLQDLTGRDPKTIPFDDQQTLSLFYSTQALKLTPEQLGSTVGTFGIPEFGTKFVRQMLEDTKPKTFSELVRISGFSHGTDVWLNNAQDLIKAGTAKLSEAISARDDIMVYLMQRGLDPQDAFKIMEGVRKGKGVKPDEVAKMRAKNVPEWYIESCQKIKYMFPKAHAVAYVMMAFRIAYCKIHYPLPFYASYFSVRATEFDADLVVQGEQALRNQLNEFEQKGNTMSAKEKSMQTIVEMALEMYLRQFTFARVDLNKSDAAKFLIIDNGLLPPLAALQGLGDSAAQNIVAARQERPFSSIEDIRIRGRASKTVIDILRGHGCLDDLPETDQMMLFA from the coding sequence GACAGTGAAATATTTGCTGATGAATGCCAAACGCTGTTTTGACGGACAAAAACTGACCATTGAAACCAGCGGCGATTTGTCGGCCGAAATGTTTGAGTCCCACGGAATCCACCGTGCCATCAAGGCTTTGATTTTAAAGGAATTTAATCAGCTTTGCGAGGTAGAGTGCCTCGCTGTAGCCGATTACACGGCAGTACCGCCGGATGAGGATATTTACACCCGGGAATACCTGGACGCCTTGAACGAAAGCACGAAAACAACGCCGGCCAAAGCATCGAACAATCCCGTGATCTTTGGCCGTAATATCAAAGATGCGCCGCTGCTCATCAATACCATCCAGGATGAGGCCCGTAATGTTGTGGTCACCGGCAAAATTATCAATGTTGAAGCCCGTGAATTGCGCTCAGGGCGTTTTTTGCTGACCTTTGACCTGTCGGATGCAACCGACGGATTAAGCGCCAAAGTGTTTTTTGACGATAAAGACAAATTTGATAAAGCGGCGGCAGGCGTGGTGAAAGGCCTTCAGGCCAAAGTCAAGGGAACCGTTCAGTTCGATAAGTACGCCAATGAGCTGGTGATGTTTGCCGACAGCCTGTGCCGCATTGACGTTGCCGAGCGTCAGGATCATGCGGCAGTCAAACGGGTAGAGCTGCATGCCCATACTCAAATGAGCAATATGGATGCGGTTGTCTCGGTAAAACGGCTGATCAACACCGCTGCTAAATGGGGGCATTCCGCGATTGCCATAACCGATCATGGCGTGGTGCAGGCTTTCCCGGAGGCCTGCGAGGTGGCTGCCAAAGCCAACATCAAGGTCATCTACGGCATGGAAGGCTATTTGTTTAAAACCGATATCAACCAGGCGAACCATATTGTAATTTTGGCTCAAAATACCATTGGGTTGCGCAATTTGTACCGGCTGGTATCCTTGTCGCATCTGAAATTTTTGCACCGTACGCCCCGTATCCCCAAAGCCGTGTTGGCGGAGCACCGCGAAGGCCTGTTGTTCGGCTCGGCCTGCGAGGCCGGTGAGCTTATCCAGGCCATTGTACGCGGCGCTTGTGAGGCTGAACTGCTGGAAATAGGCGCTTTTTACGACTACCTGGAAATTCAGCCAATTGCCAACAATGCTTTTTTGGTTCGCGAGGGCCTGGTAAAAAACGACGAAGGGCTGCGGCAAATTAACTTAACGGTGGCTGAAATTGCCGCCAAGCTGAATAAACCGCTGGTGGCAACCTGCGATGTCCATTTCTTAAATCCGGAAGATGAGGTTTACCGCCGTATTCTGATGGCCGGCAAAGGCTTTTCCGATGCCGACAATCAGCCGCCGCTGTTCTTTCGGACCACAGAGGAAATGCTGGAGGAATTCAGTTATCTGGGGAAAACAAAGGCCTATGAGGCTGTGGTTGAAAATCCGCAGCGGATTGCCGGACTAATTGAAAAATTCAAACCTATTCCTGACGAATTATATTCACCGCAAATACCGGGCGCTGAGGAACAAATCCGCTCAATGTCTTACCGGCAGGCCGAGCAGTTATATGGTACGCCTTTACCGCAGCTTGTCGCCGACCGGCTGAAGTATGAGTTGAATTCAATTATCAATAATGGTTTTGCCGTGCTTTATCTCATTGCCCATAAGTTGGTAAAGAAGTCGCTGGATGATGGTTATCTGGTCGGCTCGAGGGGCTCGGTCGGCTCTTCCTTTGTTGCGACAATGACCAATATCACCGAGGTAAATCCCCTGCCGCCGCATTGGCTGTGCCCGGCCTGCAAATATAGTGAATTTATTACTGACGGCAGTTACGGCGGTGGTTTCGATTTACCGGACAAACATTGTCCGCAGTGCGCCACATTGTTGAAAAAGGAAGGGCATGATATACCGTTTGCCGTATTTATGGGCTTTCATGGCGATAAAGTGCCTGATATTGATTTGAATTTTTCCGGTTATTACCAGCCTGTTGCCCATAAGTACACCGAGGAGCTTTTTGGCAAAGACAATGTATTCCGGGCCGGCACGATTGCTACCATTGCCGACAAAACCGCCTTTGGCTATGTAAAGAATTATCATGCCGATAAAGGACTTACCGTGCGCAATGCTTATATCAACAGTCTGGTTGACGGTTGTACCGGCGTCAAACGTACCACCGGACAGCATCCCGGCGGAATTATGGTTGTGCCCAGGGACATGGATGTACATCATTTCACTCCGATTCAGCGCCCGGCGGATGACAAAAACTCGACCACCGTCACGACCCATTTTGACTATCACTCCATCAGCAGCCGGCTGGTCAAGCTGGACATTCTGGGTCACGACGATCCGACGGTGATTAAAATGCTGCAGGATTTAACCGGCCGGGACCCCAAAACCATTCCCTTTGACGACCAGCAAACCCTGAGCCTGTTTTATTCTACGCAGGCCCTCAAGCTAACCCCCGAACAACTGGGCAGTACGGTGGGAACTTTCGGCATTCCGGAGTTCGGCACAAAATTTGTCCGGCAAATGCTGGAGGATACCAAGCCCAAAACGTTCAGCGAACTGGTCAGGATCAGCGGATTCTCCCATGGCACCGATGTCTGGCTGAACAACGCCCAGGACCTCATCAAGGCCGGTACGGCCAAGTTGTCGGAAGCCATCTCGGCCCGTGATGATATTATGGTCTATTTAATGCAGCGTGGTCTCGATCCGCAGGATGCCTTTAAAATCATGGAGGGCGTGCGCAAAGGAAAAGGGGTAAAGCCTGATGAAGTTGCCAAAATGCGGGCGAAAAATGTACCGGAATGGTATATTGAGTCCTGCCAGAAAATAAAATATATGTTTCCGAAAGCGCATGCGGTGGCCTATGTGATGATGGCGTTCCGTATTGCTTATTGCAAGATCCACTATCCGCTGCCCTTCTATGCGTCCTATTTCAGTGTAAGAGCAACGGAGTTTGACGCCGACCTCGTGGTCCAGGGGGAACAGGCGCTGCGCAATCAATTGAATGAATTCGAGCAGAAGGGCAACACAATGTCGGCGAAAGAAAAGAGCATGCAGACCATTGTGGAGATGGCGCTGGAAATGTATTTGCGCCAATTTACCTTTGCCCGTGTTGATCTGAACAAGTCTGACGCCGCCAAGTTCCTGATTATTGACAATGGATTACTGCCGCCGCTGGCGGCGCTGCAGGGATTAGGCGACTCAGCCGCTCAGAACATTGTCGCCGCCCGGCAGGAACGGCCTTTTTCCTCAATTGAGGATATCAGAATCAGAGGACGGGCGTCCAAAACAGTCATTGATATTTTGCGGGGCCATGGCTGCCTGGATGATTTACCGGAGACCGACCAGATGATGTTGTTTGCCTAG
- the nusA gene encoding transcription termination factor NusA, with product MNAEFMQAFEQLGREKGIAPEILFDAIEAALISAYKRNFGSAQNVRVSLERTTGEIHVFARKNIVEEVTDSRLEMDLPEAQAIDRRYELGDVIEIEVTPKDFGRIAAQTAKQVVVQRIREAERGIIYEEFSNRESDILTGIVQRIEQKNVFIDLGKAEAILAPSEQIAGEQYRHGDRVKTYIIEVKKTTKGPQILVSRTHPGLLKRLFELEVPEIHDGIVEIKSVAREPGLRSKIAVYSRDENVDPVGSCVGHKGMRVQTIVDELRGEKIDIVKWNADPTKYIANALSPAKVISVEVNEAEKLSKVVVPDYQLSLAIGKEGQNARLAAKLTGWKIDIKSESQAQSAS from the coding sequence GTGAACGCAGAGTTCATGCAGGCATTTGAACAACTTGGCAGGGAAAAGGGTATTGCACCGGAGATTTTATTTGATGCGATTGAGGCCGCGTTAATTTCGGCTTACAAGCGCAATTTTGGCTCAGCGCAAAATGTGCGGGTTTCATTAGAACGAACCACTGGCGAAATTCATGTTTTTGCCCGCAAAAACATTGTGGAGGAAGTTACCGATTCCCGGCTGGAAATGGATTTGCCGGAAGCCCAGGCGATTGACCGCCGTTATGAATTGGGTGACGTTATCGAAATAGAAGTAACGCCAAAGGATTTCGGACGAATTGCCGCCCAAACGGCCAAGCAGGTCGTAGTTCAGCGGATTCGCGAAGCCGAGCGCGGTATTATTTATGAAGAGTTTTCCAATCGGGAAAGTGACATTTTAACCGGCATAGTCCAGCGGATTGAACAAAAAAATGTGTTTATTGATTTAGGAAAGGCTGAAGCCATTTTAGCGCCCTCCGAGCAAATAGCCGGCGAACAGTACCGTCATGGCGACAGAGTGAAAACTTATATTATTGAAGTAAAAAAGACGACCAAGGGACCGCAGATTCTGGTATCCCGCACGCATCCCGGCCTGCTCAAGCGGCTGTTTGAGCTGGAGGTGCCGGAAATTCATGATGGTATTGTTGAAATTAAGTCTGTGGCCCGCGAGCCAGGCTTACGTTCTAAAATTGCCGTTTACTCCCGTGATGAAAATGTTGATCCGGTCGGCTCCTGTGTCGGTCACAAAGGCATGCGGGTGCAAACCATTGTTGATGAATTGCGCGGTGAAAAAATAGATATTGTAAAGTGGAATGCCGATCCGACCAAATACATTGCCAATGCCCTCAGTCCGGCCAAAGTCATTTCGGTTGAGGTCAATGAAGCGGAAAAGCTATCCAAAGTGGTAGTGCCTGACTATCAATTGTCGCTGGCGATTGGCAAGGAAGGGCAAAATGCCCGCCTGGCCGCCAAGTTAACCGGCTGGAAGATTGATATCAAGAGCGAATCACAGGCTCAATCGGCGTCTTAG